ATCTGCATAGATATGCTACTAAAAGACCCGGATAGACACCGATTATATTACCAAGAACAGCCATTAATAGTCCTACAGGAGCCATTCCTGTTTGAAATATTTCCGCCACTACAGGAGTGGAAGCAGTGCCTCCTATGTTTGATTGACTGCCCGTCGCGAAAAAAAACATTGGCGCCTTAATCAGCTTTGCCGTCCCAACCAACACTCCGGCATGAATTAAAATCCAAACGATACCTATAAAGATAAGTGCAGGCGCTTCCGTAATTAATGTCATATCCGCCCGTCCGCCCACCGACGCCATTAACAAATATAATGCCGCACTCCCCATCTTGGATGAACCGGCATCCTCAAGCCGGGAGACCTTTGTAAAAGAGAGACCAACGCTAAACATTGAAACCAAGATAACCGTCCAGGTGAATGAACTTATTAATCCTCCAATATCGGGCAAAAACTCGCCAATCTTTAAAAACAGGAATGTAACGGAGAATCCGAGTCCGAGCATAATACTTATGTCTCTAGCTACAATAGGTCTGCTTCTTTTTATAGCAATATCCTTAAGCCTTTTTTGAACGTGATTAAGTACCGTTCTGTCAGCGCCCGTCCATTTATCGAATTTTGTCTGATATGCCGATAAGGCTATCATTACACCCATCCATCCGTAACCGACCACAGTATCAACCACAATTACAGGCCCATACATTGATGCCGGAGTACCTATTCCCTCGGCAATTGCCATCATATTCGCCGTTCCCCCAATCCAGCTGCCCGAAAGCATACCCATTCCTTTCCAAATACCTTCAGGAGCCCAATTCAGGAACAGCGCTAAGGCTATAGGCGCTCCTATCACTATACCAACCGTCCCGGCGAGCATCATTGTCAGCGCCATTCTCCCGAGTTTCATAATATCCGGCAGATTAGCCGATAGTAATAGCAATACCAGGCTAAACGGCAGTATATATCTCGATATCCAGTTGTAAGTAACCGATGTGTCCGGGAGAATTCCCAGAGTAGTGGATATCATAGGCACAAAGTATATCCATATTACCGGAGGCAGATAATAGAATATTTTTTTCAACTTTTCCACTTCGCTAATTCGAAATACGAGCGCAACAGTACTTACAAGATAAATTAAAACTGTTGTCGGATCAGATATCAGTGATGTCGTTTCAGGCATAAATGTCCCGCAGTTTAGAGTTAACTACTTTTGCTACACTTAAAAATCATAAATGGCCGGATAATTCAAACGTTTATTTTAACACTTTCTTCTTCAGACCTGAAGATATGCTTTCCAAATTGCCCGAAAAGATGAGCCGCCACCAGCATCCCCCAAAACGAGGTGAAAGGAATTCCTATTCCGGCAATAAACACTCCCAATGAAAATGAAAAACCGATAACGGCTAACGATAGAAGTACCATTGGCACATAAGTGCCGATATTGCTCATAACAAAATTCAGCATTTCCTCAAAATTAAAAGCAGCCATAAAATTTCCGGATTTCGCGAAATTAATGGTAACCATAGGAAGCCAAAAGAGCACTACCATAAAAAGAAGTAACACTAAAGCGTCGCTATCGCCAAATGAGTCTTCTAAAAACGAGGATATCAATATAACAGGAATAGTATATGCAAAATAAATTATCCCGAGCATAACACCCTTTTGAAAAATCCCGGATAGATTATTCCAGAATGGAAGAGGAGATTCCTCTTTTTTTATACAGTTTTCTACTACAGATAGAAAGTATCCTAAAACGAATGGTATGCCAAAAAAGAGTAGAGAGGCGAAATTCCAAAGTCCGCCGATAAAAATTTTTGAAAGCCACTTCGGGTCTTTAAATACATAACTGAATGACTTTGAGAAATCCACTATTTATACTCGCTGTTTGACCGAATAATATTGGCTCCGAATTATCGTTTTATATCGAATAAAGTTATAATCAATCTATCCTACGAGCAAGCATTAATTTATCTTCATAATCGTCTTGCTTAAAACTATGATACTATCTACTTTCGAGCCTAAGATGATTGCATTCCATCGTACCAGAATAAGACTAACGCTTTCTATTTTTCTTCTGACAGCTACATTCCTTTTGGCGGATATTCACCAGGCAATTGCGCTTCAGTCAAAATGCCCTGACAGGTTTTTGAAGAACGCAATGTTTTTGCTTAAAAAAAAGAAGATAAGCGATGCTCTTTCTACTTTTACTCAAATAGTGCAGAATTTCCCAAGTTGCCCTCAAGCGGAAGAAGCTGAATGGCAGATAATAAAATATTATTCTTCTATGGCAAGGAATAATGGTAGCGTTGAGTATTATCAGTTAGCCGATGAACATATCGAATTTTATCTTACTTATTGGCCTAACGGCGCTTACAGAAAATCAATTCTAAACGAACGCAGCAGACTTCGCATCAGCAGAGAACCATTTATTATGCGTAAGGGTAAATTTATCGCTATATTAAGTCTTGCTGTAGCTACCACCCTAATATTAGGATTTGCTTCAAATTAATTTTTACTTTTTTCAACTTCTTTAGATTTCAGATCATATTCGAACGAAACTTTCAATTGCCAGTATTTTAAATCTCCAATCCTGCTATTTTCAAAAGTGGGTTTAATAAATAAATTATTTCCTAAAAGTAATTTATAGCCCACCGCAATTTCTGATTTTTCAAATCCATCGAAATCCGTAGAGTAGGATAATCTATATTCCACATCGTTATATCTGCCGGCGTAACCGAGCCAAAGCAGACTTTTCGGATCTTCAAAATAATCTTTAAACAGCGCTTCGTATCCTACAACCTGATAAATCGCTCTCATACTTTGAGTGTTTATTGATTGTGCCGTTCGTTTAAAATGTTCGAACTCAACTAACGCACCTTTCAGTTTGGGAGATTTTAGATATACCCGCTCGCCAAAATATTCG
The window above is part of the Candidatus Neomarinimicrobiota bacterium genome. Proteins encoded here:
- a CDS encoding DUF819 family protein — its product is MPETTSLISDPTTVLIYLVSTVALVFRISEVEKLKKIFYYLPPVIWIYFVPMISTTLGILPDTSVTYNWISRYILPFSLVLLLLSANLPDIMKLGRMALTMMLAGTVGIVIGAPIALALFLNWAPEGIWKGMGMLSGSWIGGTANMMAIAEGIGTPASMYGPVIVVDTVVGYGWMGVMIALSAYQTKFDKWTGADRTVLNHVQKRLKDIAIKRSRPIVARDISIMLGLGFSVTFLFLKIGEFLPDIGGLISSFTWTVILVSMFSVGLSFTKVSRLEDAGSSKMGSAALYLLMASVGGRADMTLITEAPALIFIGIVWILIHAGVLVGTAKLIKAPMFFFATGSQSNIGGTASTPVVAEIFQTGMAPVGLLMAVLGNIIGVYPGLLVAYLCRLVETTLR
- a CDS encoding DUF4013 domain-containing protein, yielding MDFSKSFSYVFKDPKWLSKIFIGGLWNFASLLFFGIPFVLGYFLSVVENCIKKEESPLPFWNNLSGIFQKGVMLGIIYFAYTIPVILISSFLEDSFGDSDALVLLLFMVVLFWLPMVTINFAKSGNFMAAFNFEEMLNFVMSNIGTYVPMVLLSLAVIGFSFSLGVFIAGIGIPFTSFWGMLVAAHLFGQFGKHIFRSEEESVKINV